A single genomic interval of Daucus carota subsp. sativus chromosome 1, DH1 v3.0, whole genome shotgun sequence harbors:
- the LOC108217859 gene encoding calcium-dependent protein kinase 11 encodes MKKPSGASSGSKSTSILPYQTPRLRDHYLLGRKLGQGQFGTTYFCTEKATGDTFACKSIAKRKLLSKDDYDDVWREIQIMHHLSEHPNVVRIKGAYEDNVFVHLVMELCKGGELFDRIVQKGHYSEKKAVELMKTIVGVVEGCHALGVMHRDLKPENFLFDSPDEDAKLKAIDFGLSVFYKPGHYLTDVVGSPYYVAPEVLQKYYGPEIDVWSAGVILYILLCGVPPFWAETDSGIFRAILKGNIDFRSEPWPSISDSAKDLIRKMLDRSPKQRITAHEVLCHPWIVDDIAPDKPLDSAVLTRLKQFSAMNKLKKMALRVIAESLSEEEIGGLKQLFKMIDTDNSGTITFEELHNGLKKVGSNLMESEIQDLMNAADIDNSGTIDYGEFLAATLHMNKMEREENLVRAFAFFDKDGSGYITIDELQQACKDFGLGDVKLDEMIKEIDQDNDGRIDYNEFTTMMKKGAEGGAGIGSRTMRGNLNFNLAEALGTTDSTGLEGALDSLKVTEAPENSEK; translated from the exons atgAAGAAACCATCAGGAGCCTCTTCAGGCTCGAAGTCGACATCGATTCTTCCATATCAAACACCAAGACTCAGGGATCATTACTTGCTAGGCAGGAAACTGGGACAAGGCCAGTTCGGAACAACTTATTTCTGCACGGAGAAAGCTACTGGAGATACTTTTGCATGCAAATCGATTGCCAAACGTAAACTTTTAAGCAaagatgattatgatgatgttTGGCGAGAGATTCAGATTATGCACCATTTATCTGAACATCCAAATGTGGTGAGGATAAAAGGGGCTTATGAGGATAATGTGTTTGTGCATCTTGTGATGGAGTTGTGTAAAGGTGGTGAGCTTTTCGACAGGATTGTGCAGAAGGGTCATTATAGTGAGAAAAAAGCTGTTGAATTGATGAAAACTATCGTTGGGGTTGTGGAAGGTTGTCATGCTCTTGGTGTTATGCATCGAGACCTCAAGCCTGAAAATTTCTTATTTGATTCTCCAGATGAGGATGCTAAGCTTAAGGCCATTGATTTCGGGTTATCTGTGTTCTACAAGCCTG GTCATTATCTTACTGATGTCGTTGGAAGTCCTTATTATGTTGCACCCGAGGTATTGCAGAAGTATTATGGACCTGAAATCGACGTATGGAGTGCTGGGGTTATTCTATACATTTTACTATGTGGAGTGCCTCCCTTCTGGGCAG AAACGGACTCTGGTATCTTCAGAGCGATTTTGAAAGGAAACATAGATTTTAGGTCTGAACCATGGCCGTCGATTTCAGACAGTGCAAAAGATTTAATAAGGAAGATGCTTGACAGGTCCCCCAAACAGAGAATAACTGCTCATGAAGTCTTAT GCCATCCTTGGATCGTGGATGACATTGCCCCAGACAAGCCTTTGGATTCTGCAGTTCTGACACGTTTGAAGCAGTTCTCAGCTATGAACAAACTGAAAAAGATGGCTTTGCGT GTTATTGCAGAGAGCCTTTCCGAAGAAGAAATTGGCGGTTTAAAGCAGTTATTCAAAATGATAGACACAGATAACAGTGGCACTATAACATTCGAGGAGTTGCACAATGGGTTGAAAAAAGTGGGCTCTAATCTAATGGAGTCTGAGATCCAGGATCTTATGAATGCG GCTGATATTGACAACAGTGGCACAATTGATTATGGCGAATTTCTTGCTGCTACCTTGCACATGAATAAGATGGAGAGGGAGGAGAACTTGGTCAGAGCATTCGCGTTCTTTGATAAGGATGGTAGTGGTTACATAACCATCGACGAGCTGCAACAGGCATGCAAAGATTTTGGTCTTGGTGATGTTAAACTGGACGAGATGATTAAAGAAATTGATCAAGATAAT GATGGACGAATAGATTACAATGAATTTACGACAATGATGAAGAAGGGCGCAGAAGGCGGAGCTGGGATCGGGAGCAGAACCATGAGAGGCAATCTTAACTTCAACTTGGCTGAAGCTTTGGGAACAACTGACAGTACAGGGCTGGAAGGAGCTCTAGACTCTTTGAAAGTAACAGAAGCCCCTGAAAACTCTGAAAAATGA
- the LOC108202376 gene encoding large ribosomal subunit protein bL21c — MALTLSPSSLSSPSSLSSPKQNPLSLSLSTPTCNFLSHNFSSLTLSTSFKPTFSFVTKFSQTDQSVVVEAESGSENGSEPEPEEAQVVESQVVESSSEEPKKEDVFAVVMIGGRQYIVFPGRFLYTQRLKGANVNDKVILNKVLLVGTKTSTYIGKPVVPNAAVHAVVEEQGLNDKVIVFKYKKKKNYRRNIGHRQPNTRIRIMGITGYEDSPAVTLP, encoded by the exons atggCCCTAACTCTCTCTCcttcatctctctcctctccttcATCTCTCTCATCTCCCAAGCAAAACCCactttctctttctctctctacaccCACCTGCAACTTTCTCTCCCACAATTTCTCCTCACTCACTCTCTCCACTTCTTTCAAGCCCACATTCTCATTTGTCACCAAATTCTCACAAACTGACCAATCTGTTGTTGTTGAGGCTGAATCCGGGTCGGAAAACGGGTCAGAACCTGAACCGGAGGAGGCCCAGGTGGTGGAAAGCCAGGTGGTTGAGAGTTCAAGTGAGGAGCCCAAGAAAGAAGATGTCTTTGCTGTTGTTATG ATTGGGGGTCGACAATATATTGTTTTCCCTGGACGATTTCTTTATACTCAAAGGCTAAAAGGAGCAAACGTAAATGATAAA GTCATACTGAACAAGGTGTTGCTGGTTGGAACAAAGACTAGCACGTACATCGGAAAGCCAGTGGTACCTAATGCTGCTGTGCATGCTGTAGTTGAAGAGCAG GGACTAAATGATAAAGTTATTGTCTTCAagtacaagaagaagaagaattatAGACGAAACATTGGTCACCGACAG CCAAATACACGTATAAGGATAATGGGCATCACGGGTTATGAGGACTCCCCAGCGGTGACCCTTCCTTGA
- the LOC108217869 gene encoding uncharacterized protein LOC108217869 — MLRGRGVNVPIICPMCDSDVEHLLHVFFDCEFASRCWQYMGSVLDMREVFFAPSWLLQILNSLSREEAVLVATTLWGIWNMRNKKVWENNCVTPSLAMDWSKKQVSEWREAQMKRCGSQTLAHERDVTADLKWVAPAEGELKLNVDALVVEGSTSFSIAMVLRNHNGQFVEGRNFRGAGHATVLEAETRGLVETLDWARNIPGKKVTVESDSMLAVNAICRKVRYHPEVGYNMERCQAMLEDNRNIFLCFIRRQANKAAHLMARVPCSVDCFNVFCLLLAFC; from the coding sequence ATGTTGAGAGGTCGCGGTGTAAATGTTCCTATTATATGCCCTATGTGTGACTCAGACGTGGAGCATTTGCTTCATGTTTTTTTCGATTGCGAGTTTGCTAGTAGGTGCTGGCAATACATGGGAAGTGTGCTAGATATGAGGGAGGTTTTCTTTGCTCCTAGTTGGCTTCTGCAGATTCTCAATTCCTTGTCACGCGAGGAGGCAGTTCTTGTTGCTACAACTCTGTGGGGAATATGGAATATGCGTAATAAGAAAGTGTGGGAGAACAACTGTGTCACACCGAGTTTAGCGATGGATTGGAGTAAGAAGCAGGTTAGTGAGTGGAGAGAAGCGCAAATGAAGAGATGTGGCTCTCAGACATTAGCTCATGAACGGGATGTGACCGCTGATTTGAAATGGGTTGCTCCAGCTGAGGGTGAGTTAAAGCTGAACGTAGACGCATTGGTTGTGGAGGGCTCTACATCTTTCTCTATTGCAATGGTTCTCAGAAATCACAACGGCCAATTTGTGGAAGGTAGGAACTTCAGAGGTGCTGGGCATGCAACTGTACTTGAGGCTGAAACTCGAGGATTGGTTGAAACTTTGGACTGGGCTAGGAATATACCGGGGAAGAAAGTCACTGTTGAGAGTGACTCAATGCTCGCTGTTAATGCCATCTGCAGGAAGGTGAGGTATCATCCAGAGGTTGGTTACAATATGGAGCGTTGCCAagctatgcttgaggacaacaGGAACATCTTTCTTTGTTTTATTAGAAGGCAAGCGAACAAGGCGGCCCATCTGATGGCTCGTGTGCCTTGTTCTGTAGATTGCTTCAATGTTTTTTGTCTCCTCCTAGCATTTTGTTGA
- the LOC108204651 gene encoding uncharacterized protein LOC108204651, whose amino-acid sequence MKNPQTLNTEALTPGSMDKTPSSPSSSGGRELQCVGRLEIVRPKPVGFLCGSIPVPTDTPFLSFDSALVPSTQEVRAPRYQIIPPETDLNLPPLLHNVREKVLPIAAVRTGKDLPYTSGAITSNLATKGQALAVSGVAEYGDELDVIAPADILKQIFKIPYSKARLSVAVHRIGQTLVLNAGPDDEEGEKLVRRHKSHSQCPDKSLFLNFAMHSVRMEACDCPPGYNVQSEGRNSSVLPGGYETRERSADSSEHSMQENTSHFVGSSEISRGEGSKDSLKDQHVKKDKYILGGKKSRSKSHEAVKKVTKVKETPRSLRQENDKYRRASNDGFLKVLFWQFHNFRMLLGSDLLIFSNEKYVAVSLHLWDVSRQVTPITWLEAWLDNVMASVPELAICYHQDGVVQGYELLKTDDIFLSKGISEDGSPAFHPHVVQQNGISVLRFLQENCKQDPGAYWLYKSAGEDAIQLFDLSIISQNGPSEDSDGSLNSPPLIDRGRNDSLLSLGTLLYRIAHRLSLSMAPADRARCASFFRKCLDFLDEPDHLVVRALAHEQFARLLLNYHEEPDVASEALIVESKATIVDAGDQSFDFFSNRSESIVRELIYSPLLEDEPTNTEAPEDVNLKACSSFSLDVNMPSSQTIAPPDNMNFRESETSNDQNFISADVPASSPIVQTVDPLSSRLAAIHHVSQAIKSLRWTWQMQNSTQNDMGCNANSQDCPSSVDVSVCACGDTDCIEVCDIREWLPTSKLDDKLWKLVLLLGESYLALGQAYKDDGQLQPALRVVKLACLVYGSMPQHLKDARFISSMVCGSISDSKVNGQKAIGGAIEGKCRVENDFYTSEQLSSTYLFWAKAWTLVGDVYVEFHMVKGKDDSLQPERNPFRRELKMSSEVLKEVKRLNKKLGPLENCSSCSLVNCSCKSDRASSGNSASSSRRDSGKQSKKATAKNVSYRSEKTVADPDNRKERSEVTLDGGCLRQNKIDIPECTYDTSPGDSAKSTPELLNAVPAISETSQQEPKLKNGGIFKYLQGPLTADDEYNLSASLSCYEAASKALGGAPSHSADLQAVVKKKGWVCNELGRRLLERKELCGAELAFIEAVKSFEEVSDHTNIILINCNLGHGRRTLAEKMASKRDDLMNHASYNNAYNQLVEAAKQEYAESLRYYEAAKVELNALDENDDSVSSSLKNEVHTQLANTYLRLGMLLATEDTVAKVYGNAFFEDSVVTGVERAKKELRKHEISASDAMREAIKLYESLGELRKQEVAFAFFQLGFVQRDRCLKLLESDQKKTNLSKGKTSGMQRVKQYASLAERNWRKAIDFYGPTTHAMMYLTILIEISDLSLRMSSTLHSNSMLDSAFTTLLEGRHVSKDEIPDSLQNESKFVYTHFWRQMQSVLKKLLSASLSSNTNKSSVKSEHSNTNRPGEEKLRQLYKLSLTPTDFTQLHEIYNTWIS is encoded by the exons ATGAAAAACCCCCAAACGCTCAACACCGAAGCTTTAACTCCGGGATCGATGGACAAAACGCCGTCGTCTCCGAGCTCGTCCGGCGGCCGTGAGCTGCAGTGCGTCGGCCGGTTGGAGATCGTCCGGCCTAAACCGGTCGGTTTCCTGTGTGGTTCGATTCCGGTGCCTACTGATACGCCTTTTCTCTCCTTCGATTCTGCTCTCGTTCCTTCTACTCAAGA gGTGAGAGCTCCAAGGTATCAGATTATCCCACCAGAGACAGACCTTAATTTGCCACCTCTTCTTCATAATGTACGTGAAAAGGTTTTACCAATTGCAGCAGTAAGGACAGGAAAAG ATTTACCTTACACAAGTGGTGCTATTACATCTAATCTTGCCACTAAGGGACAGGCACTTGCTGTATCTGGTGTAGCTGAGTATGGTGACGAGTTGGATGTTATTGCACCAGCTGATATTTTGAAGCAGATCTTTAAGATACCATATTCAAAGGCTCGATTGTCAGTGGCTGTACATCGTATTGGTCAGACTCTGGTCTTAAATGCTGG GCCTGACGACGAAGAGGGAGAGAAATTGGTTAGAAGACATAAAAGCCACTCACAGTGCCCCGATAAATCTTTATTTCTGAATTTTGCTATGCACTCTGTAAGGATGGAAGCTTGTGATTGTCCACCAGGTTATAATGTGCAGTCGGAAGGAAGAAACTCATCTGTTCTTCCTGGTGGATATGAGACCAGGGAGAGGTCTGCCGATTCCTCAGAACATTCAATGCAAGAAAACACATCGCACTTTGTTGGAAGCAGTGAGATTTCTCGAGGGGAGGGATCCAAAGACAGTTTGAAAGACCAGCATGTCAAAAAGGATAAGTACATCTTGGGGGGAAAGAAAAGTAGAAGCAAAAGTCATGAAGCTGTAAAAAAGGTCACAAAAGTCAAAGAAACACCCAGATCCCTAAGGCAAGAGAATGACAAATATCGGAGAGCCAGTAATGATGGATTCTTAAAAGTTCTGTTTTGGCAATTCCATAACTTCCGGATGCTTCTAGGCAGTGACTTGCTTATTTTCAGCAATGAGAAATACGTTGCTGTGAGCTTACATCTGTGGGATGTTTCTAGACAG GTCACTCCTATAACTTGGCTTGAAGCTTGGCTTGACAATGTTATGGCTAGTGTACCTGAATTAGCCATCTGTTATCATCAAGATGGTGTTGTTCAGGGTTATGAACTTCTCAAGACAGATGATATTTTCCTGTCAAAAGGAATATCTGAGGACGGGTCCCCTGCTTTTCATCCACATGTTGTCCAGCAAAATGGTATCTCTGTTTTGAGGTTTTTGCAGGAGAACTGCAAGCAAGATCCTGGTGCTTACTGG TTATACAAGAGTGCTGGAGAAGATGCTATTCAACTTTTTGATCTTTCAATCATATCTCAAAATGGCCCCTCTGAAGATTCTGATGGTAGCTTAAATTCCCCACCTCTAATTGATAGGGGAAGAAACGATTCATTACTGTCTCTAGGGACTCTCTTGTATCGAATTGCTCATAGGCTCTCACTTTCTATG GCCCCTGCTGATAGAGCGCGGTGTGCTAGTTTTTTTAGAAAGTGTCTTGACTTTCTGGATGAACCAGACCATTTG GTTGTACGTGCACTTGCTCATGAACAATTCGCAAGGCTTCTGCTAAACTATCATGAAGAACCAGATGTGGCATCTGAAGCACTAATTGTGGAGTCAAAAGCTACAATTGTAGATGCAGGAGATCAATCATTTGACTTTTTCAGTAATCGTTCTGAATCAATCGTTCGTGAATTAATTTACTCGCCTCTTCTGGAGGATGAACCTACAAATACCGAAGCTCCAGAAGATGTGAATTTAAAAGCTTGTAGCAGTTTTTCTCTGGATGTTAACATGCCATCTTCTCAAACAATTGCACCGCCAGATAATATGAACTTTAGAGAATCCGAGACTTCGAATGATCAGAACTTCATATCTGCCGATGTGCCAGCTAGCTCTCCCATTGTTCAGACAGTTGATCCATTATCCTCTAGATTGGCTGCCATACATCATGTTTCACAAGCTATCAAGTCACTAAGATGGACGTGGCAAATGCAGAACAGCACACAAAATGACATGGGTTGTAATGCCAATTCCCAGGACTGCCCATCTTCTGTGGATGTATCTGTTTGTGCATGTGGAGATACTGATTGCATTGAAGTTTGTGACATTAGGGAGTGGCTTCCAACATCAAAATTGGATGACAAGCTGTGGAAACTTGTTCTTTTGCTTGGAGAGTCTTATTTAGCACTTGGGCAAGCATACAAGGATGACGGTCAGTTGCAGCCAGCTTTGAGGGTTGTCAAATTGGCGTGTCTAGTTTATGGGTCAATGCCACAGCATCTTAAAGATGCAAGGTTTATTTCGTCAATGGTTTGTGGCTCAATATCTGATAGTAAAGTTAATGGACAAAAAGCTATAGGTGGTGCAATAGAGGGAAAATGTAGGGTGGAAAATGATTTTTATACTTCTGAGCAATTGTCATCCACCTACCTCTTCTGGGCCAAGGCATGGACTCTAGTTGGCGATGTGTATGTTGAGTTTCACATGGTTAAAGGTAAAGATGACTCCTTACAGCCAGAGAGAAATCCTTTCAGGAGAGAGTTGAAAATGTCATCTGAGGTTTTGAAGGAGGTCAAAAGGTTAAATAAGAAGTTAGGTCCGCTTGAGAATTGTAGCTCGTGTTCCTTGGTTAACTGCAGTTGCAAGAGTGATAGGGCCAGCAGCGGTAACAGTGCAAGCAGTAGCAGAAGAGATTCCGGAAAGCAGAGTAAAAAAGCAACTGCTAAAAATGTCTCCTATCGATCTGAAAAAACTGTAGCTGATCCTGATAATAGAAAAGAGAGGTCTGAGGTGACTCTAGATGGTGGATGCTTGAGGCAGAACAAAATTGATATCCCAGAATGCACTTATGATACGTCACCAGGAGATTCTGCCAAATCTACTCCTGAGTTGCTTAATGCAGTGCCTGCAATCTCTGAAACTTCACAGCAGGAACCAAAGCTGAAAAATGGTGGCATATTTAAATATCTTCAAGGTCCCTTAACTGCTGATGACGAGTATAATCTTTCTGCTTCTCTGAGTTGTTATGAAGCAGCTAGTAAAGCTTTAGGTGGTGCTCCTTCTCATTCAGCAGACCTCCAAGCAGTTGTTAAAAAGAAAGGATGGGTTTGCAATGAATTGGGTCGAAGGTTGcttgaaagaaaagaattgtgtgGAGCCGAACTTGCATTCATTGAAGCAGTCAAGTCATTTGAGGAAGTATCAGACCATACAAATATTATACTGATCAACTGTAATTTGGGTCATGGAAGGCGAACATTGGCTGAAAAGATGGCGTCCAAGCGTGATGATCTCATGAATCATGCAAGTTACAATAATGCTTACAATCAATTAGTTGAGGCTGCAAAACAAGAATATGCGGAGTCACTGAGGTATTATGAAGCAGCCAAGGTAGAGTTAAATGCTCTTGATGAAAATGATGATTCTGTCTCGAGCAGCTTGAAGAATGAAGTGCATACTCAGCTTGCTAATACTTATCTCAGACTTGGCATGCTATTGGCAACAGAAGATACAGTAGCCAAGGTTTATGGAAATGCATTCTTCGAGGACAGTGTCGTTACTGGTGTAGAAAGAGCAAAAAAGGAGCTAAGAAAGCATGAGATATCTGCTAGTGATGCCATGAGGGAGGCAATCAAACTTTATGAATCACTAGGTGAGCTGCGCAAACAAGAGGTTGCCTTCGCTTTTTTTCAACTGGGTTTTGTCCAAAGAGATCGTTGCTTAAAACTATTGGAGTCAGATCAGAAGAAGACCAATCTTTCTAAAGGGAAGACGAGTGGCATGCAAAGAGTGAAACAATATGCTTCCTTGGCTGAGAGGAACTGGCGGAAGGCCATAGATTTTTATGGACCAACAACACACGCAATGATGTACCTGACTATTCTAATAGAGATATCAGACCTGTCATTACGTATGTCAAGCACACTTCACTCGAATTCG ATGCTAGACTCGGCTTTCACTACACTGCTTGAAGGACGGCATGTTTCCAAAGATGAAATTCCGGATTCCTTGCAAAATGAAAGTAAATTTGTCTATACGCATTTCTGGCGCCAGATGCAAAGTGTGTTGAAAAAGTTGCTATCAGCCTCGCTTTCatcaaacacaaacaaatcTTCTGTCAAGTCTGAGCACAGTAATACTAATAGGCCTGGTGAAGAAAAGCTCAGGCAGCTTTACAAGCTCTCATTAACTCCTACAGATTTTACTCAGTTGCACGAGATCTACAACACTTGGATATCATGA